A stretch of Candidatus Sulfotelmatobacter sp. DNA encodes these proteins:
- a CDS encoding UdgX family uracil-DNA binding protein (This protein belongs to the uracil DNA glycosylase superfamily, members of which act in excision repair of DNA. However, it belongs more specifically to UdgX branch, whose founding member was found to bind uracil in DNA (where it does not belong), without cleaving it, appears to promote DNA repair by a pathway involving RecA, rather than base excision.) produces the protein MPALREAAAGCHGCDLYRHATQTVFGEGPLHATAMLIGEQPGDREDREGHPFVGPAGKLLHEALAEAGIDPARVYITNAVKHFAFVERGKRRIHRAPKRTEVRACLPWLEAELRLIQPGVVVALGATAAQALLGPKFRVTEERGRLVTSELAPRVVATVHPASILRAIDEDARRAARAEFVDDLRTVAGLLAQTAGR, from the coding sequence ATGCCGGCGTTGCGCGAGGCCGCCGCCGGCTGCCACGGCTGCGACCTCTACCGGCACGCGACGCAAACGGTCTTCGGCGAGGGCCCGCTGCACGCGACCGCGATGCTGATCGGCGAGCAGCCCGGCGATCGCGAGGACCGCGAAGGCCACCCGTTCGTCGGGCCGGCCGGCAAGCTGCTGCACGAGGCACTGGCCGAGGCCGGCATCGATCCGGCTCGCGTCTACATCACCAACGCGGTCAAGCACTTCGCCTTCGTCGAGCGCGGCAAGCGGCGCATCCACCGTGCCCCCAAGCGAACCGAGGTTCGCGCGTGTCTTCCATGGCTGGAGGCCGAGCTGCGCCTGATCCAGCCCGGGGTCGTCGTCGCCCTGGGTGCGACGGCGGCTCAGGCGCTGCTGGGCCCGAAGTTCCGGGTGACCGAGGAACGCGGCCGGCTGGTGACCTCCGAACTGGCCCCACGGGTGGTCGCGACCGTCCATCCGGCCTCGATCTTGCGCGCGATCGACGAGGACGCGCGGCGGGCCGCGCGGGCCGAATTCGTCGACGATCTGCGCACCGTGGCGGGCCTGCTGGCGCAGACGGCCGGCCGATGA
- a CDS encoding aldo/keto reductase, whose product MATQTLSAAAAGTITIGGDLPVHRIGFGAMRITGRGIWGPPADKDAALAVLRRAVELDVNLIDTADSYGPNVSEELIAEALHPYPAGLVIATKGGFERSGPNQWTPNGHPDHLRKALEGSLRRLKLDRIDIYQFHRPDPNVPFEESVGAIAELAKQGKIRHVGLSNVNVDELQRAQKIVPIVSVQNRFNNASGGDEEYNHVTDDETIAMVDHCTKHGLAFFPWGPLAAGRISSARIDAVAKAHGATPNQIALAWLLRRSPVIVPIPGTSSVAHLEENVAADQITLTDEEFAALSVAGSD is encoded by the coding sequence ATGGCTACACAAACGCTCTCCGCTGCTGCCGCCGGTACAATTACCATTGGAGGCGACCTGCCGGTCCACCGCATCGGCTTCGGCGCGATGCGCATCACCGGCAGAGGTATCTGGGGACCGCCGGCCGACAAGGACGCAGCGCTCGCCGTCCTGCGCCGCGCCGTGGAGCTCGACGTCAACCTGATCGATACCGCCGACTCCTACGGTCCGAACGTCAGCGAAGAGCTCATCGCCGAGGCGCTGCATCCGTATCCCGCAGGCCTGGTCATCGCGACGAAGGGCGGCTTCGAACGGAGCGGTCCGAATCAATGGACGCCCAACGGCCACCCCGACCATCTGCGCAAAGCGCTCGAAGGCAGCTTGCGCCGCCTCAAGCTCGACCGCATCGACATCTATCAGTTCCATCGCCCGGACCCGAACGTGCCGTTCGAGGAGTCCGTCGGCGCCATCGCCGAGCTCGCCAAACAGGGGAAGATCCGCCACGTCGGTCTCTCGAACGTCAACGTCGACGAGCTGCAGCGGGCGCAGAAGATCGTCCCGATCGTCTCGGTGCAGAACCGGTTCAACAACGCGTCGGGCGGCGATGAAGAGTACAATCACGTCACCGACGACGAGACGATCGCGATGGTCGACCATTGCACGAAGCACGGTCTCGCGTTCTTCCCGTGGGGACCGCTGGCGGCGGGCCGCATCTCGTCCGCGCGCATCGACGCGGTCGCGAAGGCGCACGGCGCGACTCCGAATCAGATCGCGCTGGCCTGGCTCCTGCGCCGCTCGCCGGTGATCGTGCCGATCCCGGGAACCTCGTCGGTCGCGCACCTCGAAGAGAACGTGGCGGCGGACCAGATCACCTTGACCGACGAGGAGTTCGCGGCGCTCTCCGTCGCGGGTTCGGACTGA
- a CDS encoding MOSC domain-containing protein: MTDQRPAVVESVSLGAQHAFSKQPQPAIELVADCGVVGDAHAGATVQHVATKRRSATAPNLRQVHLVEAELLDQLCERGYDVAPGALGENITTRGIDLLALGVDTILAIGDARLLVTGIRTPCFQIDRFRRGLVAELTIDKRAKRFRTGVMSVVLAGGTVRPGDAVTAIPDPGPFRPLPLV; encoded by the coding sequence GTGACGGATCAGCGACCCGCGGTCGTCGAGTCGGTCTCACTCGGCGCGCAGCACGCCTTCTCCAAACAGCCGCAGCCGGCGATCGAGCTGGTGGCGGACTGCGGCGTCGTCGGCGACGCGCACGCCGGGGCCACCGTGCAGCACGTGGCGACGAAACGGCGCAGCGCGACCGCACCGAATCTGCGGCAGGTGCATCTGGTGGAGGCCGAGCTGCTCGATCAGCTGTGCGAGCGCGGCTACGACGTCGCGCCGGGAGCGCTGGGCGAGAACATCACGACCCGTGGAATCGATTTGCTCGCGCTCGGCGTCGATACGATTCTCGCGATCGGCGACGCTCGTCTGCTCGTCACCGGTATCCGCACGCCGTGCTTTCAGATCGATCGCTTCCGGCGCGGCCTGGTCGCGGAGCTGACGATCGACAAGCGCGCAAAGCGCTTTCGCACCGGCGTGATGAGCGTCGTGCTGGCCGGCGGTACGGTGCGCCCCGGCGACGCGGTCACGGCGATCCCCGACCCGGGACCCTTCCGCCCGCTTCCCCTCGTGTAG
- a CDS encoding YifB family Mg chelatase-like AAA ATPase, giving the protein MIALAFSAAVAGVDAYVVQVETDSAAGVPAFGIVGLPDRALNESRDRVRAAIVNSGFGFPPGRLLVNLAPADMRKTGVGFDLPIALALLATDEQVPAAALRAYVACGELALDGGVRAVPGVLAMTLAAKRAGFSRVLVAEANRDEAALVDGIDVYAVPGLAEAVAVVLENGARFRRRGATVLVPDERPACGDYLDVRGQVVAKRALEIAAAGGHNLVLVGPPGCGKTMLARRLPSILPAMTSAEALDVTSVYSVAGLLGARPRVVTTRPFRAPHHTASRVALIGGGSNPRPGEVSLAQHGVLYLDELAEFTRSTLEVLRQPLEEGTVTIARAAGTLSFPARFMLVASMNPCPCGFRGVRGSDCHCDDAVVQRYLGKLSGPLLDRIDLHVAVSRVSFDELTDREAGESSATIRARVEAARGLQTKRYERCAYATNASIPAADMRVRCPLEADALALLEGAVSRGTLSARAFDRVARLARTIADLAGSARIERTHVAEALVYRGATARTPAAA; this is encoded by the coding sequence ATGATCGCGCTCGCCTTTTCCGCCGCGGTCGCCGGCGTCGACGCGTACGTCGTGCAAGTCGAGACCGACTCGGCGGCCGGCGTGCCCGCTTTCGGGATCGTCGGGCTGCCCGACCGCGCCCTCAACGAGTCGCGCGACCGCGTGCGCGCCGCGATCGTGAACTCCGGCTTCGGCTTTCCGCCCGGCCGATTGCTGGTGAACCTCGCGCCGGCGGACATGCGCAAGACGGGCGTGGGCTTCGACCTGCCCATCGCGCTGGCGCTGTTGGCGACCGACGAACAGGTACCCGCGGCGGCGCTGCGCGCGTACGTCGCGTGCGGCGAGCTCGCGCTGGACGGCGGCGTGCGGGCCGTGCCGGGGGTCCTGGCCATGACGTTGGCGGCGAAGCGGGCCGGGTTCTCGCGCGTCCTCGTCGCCGAGGCGAACCGCGACGAAGCGGCGCTGGTCGACGGCATCGACGTCTACGCGGTTCCGGGATTGGCCGAAGCGGTCGCCGTGGTGCTCGAGAACGGCGCGCGGTTCCGGCGGCGCGGGGCAACCGTGCTGGTGCCCGACGAGCGGCCCGCGTGCGGCGACTACCTCGACGTGCGTGGGCAAGTCGTCGCGAAGCGGGCGCTCGAGATCGCCGCGGCCGGCGGCCACAACCTCGTGCTCGTCGGACCGCCCGGCTGCGGCAAGACGATGCTGGCGCGACGGCTGCCCTCGATCTTGCCCGCCATGACGAGCGCCGAGGCGCTCGACGTGACGAGCGTCTACAGCGTGGCCGGCCTGCTCGGCGCACGCCCGCGCGTCGTCACCACGCGGCCCTTTCGCGCACCGCACCACACCGCGAGCCGCGTCGCGCTGATCGGGGGCGGTTCCAATCCGCGGCCCGGCGAAGTGTCGTTGGCGCAACACGGCGTGCTGTATCTCGATGAGCTGGCGGAGTTCACGCGCTCGACCCTCGAAGTGCTGCGCCAGCCGCTCGAGGAAGGGACGGTCACGATCGCGCGCGCGGCCGGCACGCTGTCGTTTCCCGCGCGCTTCATGCTGGTGGCCTCGATGAACCCGTGTCCGTGCGGCTTTCGCGGCGTGCGCGGCTCCGATTGCCACTGCGACGACGCCGTCGTACAGCGCTATCTCGGCAAGCTGTCCGGACCGCTGCTCGACCGCATCGACTTGCACGTCGCCGTCTCGCGCGTATCGTTCGACGAGTTGACCGACCGCGAGGCCGGAGAGAGCTCCGCCACGATTCGTGCGCGCGTCGAAGCGGCGCGCGGGCTGCAAACCAAACGCTACGAGCGCTGCGCGTATGCAACGAACGCGTCGATCCCGGCTGCGGACATGCGCGTTCGCTGTCCCCTCGAGGCCGACGCGCTCGCGCTGCTCGAGGGCGCGGTCAGCCGCGGCACCCTGAGCGCCCGCGCGTTCGACCGCGTGGCCCGGTTGGCGCGCACCATCGCCGACCTGGCCGGATCGGCTCGCATCGAGCGAACGCACGTCGCCGAAGCGCTCGTGTACCGCGGCGCGACCGCCCGCACACCGGCGGCCGCGTGA
- the hmgA gene encoding homogentisate 1,2-dioxygenase — protein sequence MSSTLTPPATALAYQSGFGNEFATEALPGALPVGRNSPQRPPYGLYAEQLSGTAFTLPRAVNRRSWLYRIRPSAMHRPFARIDNGAIVSRFGDLATTPNQLRWDPLPAPSRPTDFVEGLFTMAGNGDPAGMSGAAVHLYVANRSMAGRFFADADGELLIVPQEGRLRVATEFGLLELGPNEIVVVPRGVRFRVELLDGTARGYVCENYGAAFRLPDLGPIGSNGLANPRDFRAPVAWYEDVTGDFALITKFQGNLWSAPIDHSPLDVVAWHGNYAPYAYDLRRFNTIGSISYDHPDPSIFLVLQSPGAPGGADEIDFVIFPPRWQVAEDTFRPPWFHRNVASEFMGLVHGVYDAKEEGFVPGGASLHNSMSAHGPDADTHARASAADTAKAAKIGDTLAFMFETRLVLHPTRAALESATLQAEYFQCWQGLPKKFDPTTP from the coding sequence ATGAGCTCCACGCTGACGCCGCCGGCGACCGCGCTGGCCTACCAGTCCGGCTTCGGCAACGAGTTCGCGACCGAGGCGCTCCCGGGCGCGCTGCCGGTCGGGCGCAACTCGCCGCAACGGCCGCCGTACGGCCTTTACGCCGAGCAGCTCTCGGGGACGGCGTTCACGCTGCCGCGCGCGGTCAACCGGCGCAGCTGGCTCTACCGCATCCGTCCGTCGGCGATGCACCGCCCGTTCGCGCGGATCGACAACGGCGCGATCGTGAGCCGGTTCGGCGACCTCGCGACGACGCCCAACCAGCTGCGCTGGGACCCGCTGCCCGCGCCGTCGCGGCCGACGGATTTCGTCGAGGGGCTGTTCACGATGGCCGGCAACGGCGATCCGGCCGGGATGAGCGGCGCCGCGGTGCACTTGTACGTGGCCAACCGTTCGATGGCGGGGCGCTTCTTCGCCGACGCCGACGGCGAGCTGCTGATCGTGCCGCAAGAGGGCCGACTGCGCGTCGCGACCGAGTTCGGCTTGCTCGAGCTCGGCCCGAACGAGATCGTGGTCGTTCCGCGCGGCGTGCGCTTCCGCGTCGAGCTGCTCGACGGCACCGCGCGCGGGTACGTCTGCGAGAACTACGGCGCGGCCTTCCGGCTGCCGGACTTGGGGCCGATCGGCTCCAACGGTCTGGCGAACCCGCGCGATTTTCGCGCGCCGGTCGCGTGGTACGAGGACGTCACCGGCGACTTCGCGCTGATCACCAAGTTCCAGGGCAACCTGTGGTCGGCGCCGATCGACCACTCACCGCTCGACGTCGTTGCCTGGCACGGCAACTACGCGCCCTACGCGTACGACCTGCGCCGCTTCAACACGATCGGCTCGATCAGCTACGACCATCCCGATCCGTCGATCTTCTTGGTGCTGCAGTCGCCCGGGGCGCCCGGCGGCGCGGACGAGATCGACTTCGTCATCTTCCCGCCGCGCTGGCAGGTCGCCGAGGACACCTTCCGCCCGCCGTGGTTCCACCGCAACGTCGCCAGCGAGTTCATGGGCCTGGTGCACGGCGTCTACGACGCGAAGGAAGAGGGCTTCGTTCCCGGCGGCGCCAGCTTGCACAACTCGATGAGCGCGCACGGCCCCGACGCCGACACGCACGCGCGCGCCAGCGCCGCCGACACCGCGAAGGCGGCCAAGATCGGCGACACCCTGGCCTTCATGTTCGAGACGCGACTGGTACTGCACCCGACCCGGGCCGCGCTCGAGTCGGCGACCCTGCAAGCCGAGTACTTCCAGTGCTGGCAAGGCTTGCCGAAAAAGTTCGACCCGACGACGCCGTAA
- the hppD gene encoding 4-hydroxyphenylpyruvate dioxygenase: protein MGPYPHNAPPATISDQNPAGTDGFEFVEFAHPEPQVLDDLFRRMGFTPVARHKTKAITLWRQGDVNFLANSEPGSQAIAFAAEHGPCASSMAWRVVDAQHALRHATAAGAEAAQLPASQKTIDAPAIVGIGGSLLYFVDRYRDGKTAYDAEFEWLGERNPNPAGAGLHYIDHLTHNVHRGRMDVWSDFYANLFGFRQIRYFDIEGKMTGLFSRAMTSPDGKIRIPINESADDRSQIEEYLRAYSGEGIQHVALGARDIYASVDALRAGGLSFMPAPPAIYYEKTESRLPGHGEPLERLRERGILIDGEGVANGGTTKVLLQIFSATVLGPIFFEFIQRKGDDGFGEGNFRALFESIEEDQIRRGVLPAPT from the coding sequence ATGGGTCCCTATCCGCACAACGCGCCGCCCGCCACGATCTCCGACCAGAATCCGGCCGGGACCGACGGCTTCGAGTTCGTCGAGTTCGCGCACCCCGAGCCGCAGGTGCTCGACGACCTGTTCCGCCGCATGGGCTTCACGCCGGTGGCGCGCCACAAGACGAAGGCCATCACGCTCTGGCGTCAGGGCGACGTCAACTTCCTGGCCAACTCCGAACCCGGCTCGCAGGCGATCGCGTTCGCCGCCGAGCACGGTCCGTGCGCCTCTTCGATGGCGTGGCGCGTCGTCGACGCGCAGCATGCGCTGCGGCACGCCACGGCCGCCGGCGCCGAAGCCGCGCAGCTGCCCGCCTCGCAGAAGACGATCGACGCGCCGGCCATCGTCGGCATCGGCGGCTCGCTGCTGTACTTCGTCGACCGCTATCGCGACGGGAAGACCGCGTACGACGCCGAGTTCGAGTGGCTCGGCGAGCGCAATCCCAACCCGGCCGGCGCGGGGCTGCACTACATCGACCACCTCACGCACAACGTCCACCGCGGCCGGATGGACGTCTGGTCCGACTTCTACGCCAACCTGTTCGGCTTCCGGCAGATTCGCTACTTCGACATCGAAGGCAAGATGACGGGCTTGTTCTCGCGGGCGATGACCAGCCCCGACGGCAAGATCCGCATCCCGATCAACGAGTCGGCCGACGATCGCAGCCAGATCGAAGAATACTTGCGCGCGTATTCGGGCGAGGGCATTCAACACGTGGCGCTCGGTGCGCGCGACATCTACGCCAGCGTCGACGCGCTGCGCGCCGGTGGGCTGTCGTTCATGCCGGCGCCGCCGGCCATCTACTACGAGAAGACCGAAAGCCGCTTGCCCGGACACGGGGAGCCGCTCGAGCGGCTGCGCGAGCGCGGCATCCTCATCGACGGCGAGGGCGTCGCGAACGGTGGCACCACCAAAGTGCTGCTGCAGATCTTCTCGGCGACCGTGCTCGGCCCGATCTTCTTCGAGTTCATCCAGCGCAAGGGCGACGACGGGTTCGGCGAGGGCAACTTCCGCGCGCTGTTCGAGTCGATCGAAGAGGACCAGATCCGCCGCGGCGTGTTGCCGGCGCCGACCTAG
- a CDS encoding MarR family winged helix-turn-helix transcriptional regulator: MITEQVSRLVASTYADRFGLSVPEWRVVAHLGYSTSLSALAIAERTAMDKVKVSRALARLTARRLVRREVNPRDGRGAILTLTPSGRSVYERIVPAALAMEREILDALDPHEVAQLTALLDRLEAHVTRLDDADEREAAG; the protein is encoded by the coding sequence GTGATCACCGAACAGGTCAGCCGGCTGGTCGCCAGCACGTACGCCGACCGCTTCGGCTTGAGCGTGCCCGAGTGGCGGGTCGTCGCGCACCTGGGCTACTCGACCAGCCTGAGCGCGCTGGCGATCGCGGAGCGGACGGCGATGGACAAGGTCAAGGTCAGCCGCGCGCTGGCCCGGTTGACGGCCCGGCGGCTGGTGCGCCGCGAGGTCAACCCGCGCGACGGCCGCGGCGCGATCCTGACCTTGACGCCGAGCGGCCGTTCGGTCTACGAGCGCATCGTTCCGGCCGCGCTGGCGATGGAACGCGAGATCCTCGACGCGCTCGATCCGCACGAGGTCGCGCAGCTCACCGCACTGCTGGACCGCCTGGAGGCGCACGTCACGCGGCTCGACGACGCCGACGAGCGCGAGGCGGCCGGCTAG
- a CDS encoding arsinothricin resistance N-acetyltransferase ArsN1 family B, with amino-acid sequence MSELAVRVARPADGAAFAAIYGPIVAQTIISFEERAPGADEMGERVRAALERHAWLTAEVDGAIAGYGYAAPHRSRPAYRWDVDVSIYVAPAFRGRGIGSRLYRALFAILALQGYQRAYAGIALPNPASVAVHEAAGFRRIGVHRRTGFKFGRWHDVGWWDRAIRDDAQPAEPRPLAALAADEVRAALAV; translated from the coding sequence TTGAGCGAGCTGGCGGTGCGCGTGGCGCGGCCCGCGGACGGTGCGGCGTTCGCCGCGATCTACGGGCCGATCGTCGCCCAGACCATCATCTCGTTCGAAGAACGCGCGCCCGGCGCCGACGAGATGGGCGAACGCGTGCGCGCGGCGCTCGAGCGACATGCGTGGCTGACGGCCGAGGTCGACGGCGCGATCGCCGGTTACGGCTACGCCGCGCCGCACCGCTCGCGCCCCGCGTATCGCTGGGACGTCGACGTCTCGATCTACGTGGCGCCGGCGTTTCGCGGACGCGGCATCGGGTCGCGTCTCTACCGCGCGCTGTTCGCGATTCTCGCGTTGCAAGGCTACCAGCGCGCGTACGCGGGGATCGCCCTGCCGAACCCGGCCAGCGTCGCGGTGCACGAAGCGGCGGGCTTCCGCCGCATCGGCGTCCATCGGCGCACGGGGTTCAAGTTCGGCCGCTGGCACGACGTCGGTTGGTGGGACCGCGCGATCCGCGATGACGCGCAGCCGGCCGAACCGCGGCCGCTCGCGGCCCTGGCGGCCGACGAGGTGCGTGCGGCGCTCGCCGTCTAG
- a CDS encoding serine hydrolase — MNLDAALAYAERHQLDALIALRGREVVLERYGAGWNAARPHPLYSGTKSFWGVLAVLAEREGLLALDEPVGATIADWAADAVKRRVTLRELLQLTSGIGFGGLGSAVPTYEKALAVVLKDPPGAKFTYGGIPLQVFGAVLARKLEARGRTPHAYLRERLLDPIGLQIGSWRTLRDGTQPLPTGAFVAAGEWLKYGQLVRDGGDRNGTSIVPRDALAACFVGSAANPRYGLAWWLSPLEQRPDIVYASGAGGQALYVLPADDLVVVKYGRSNSYDHAAFLRRLTG; from the coding sequence ATGAACCTCGACGCCGCGCTCGCCTACGCCGAGCGCCATCAGCTCGACGCGCTGATCGCGCTGCGCGGCCGTGAGGTCGTGCTCGAACGCTACGGTGCGGGCTGGAACGCGGCGCGTCCGCATCCGCTCTACAGCGGGACGAAGAGCTTCTGGGGCGTGCTGGCCGTGCTCGCCGAGCGCGAGGGATTGCTCGCGCTCGACGAACCGGTCGGCGCGACGATTGCCGACTGGGCCGCCGACGCCGTGAAGCGGCGCGTCACCCTGCGCGAGCTGCTGCAGTTGACCAGCGGGATCGGTTTCGGCGGCCTGGGCAGCGCGGTGCCGACGTACGAGAAGGCACTGGCCGTCGTGCTCAAGGATCCGCCGGGCGCGAAGTTCACCTACGGCGGCATCCCGCTGCAAGTATTCGGCGCGGTGCTCGCGCGCAAGCTCGAGGCGCGCGGACGCACCCCGCACGCGTATCTGCGCGAGCGGCTGCTCGACCCGATCGGGCTGCAGATCGGCAGTTGGCGCACGCTGCGCGACGGGACGCAGCCGCTGCCGACCGGCGCGTTCGTGGCGGCCGGTGAGTGGCTGAAGTACGGGCAGCTGGTGCGCGACGGCGGCGACCGGAACGGAACCTCGATCGTGCCGCGCGACGCGCTGGCGGCGTGCTTCGTCGGGTCGGCGGCGAACCCGCGCTACGGTTTGGCCTGGTGGCTGAGCCCGCTCGAACAGCGGCCGGACATCGTCTACGCCAGCGGCGCCGGCGGCCAAGCGTTATACGTCTTGCCGGCGGACGACCTGGTGGTCGTGAAGTACGGACGCTCCAACTCCTACGATCACGCCGCGTTCTTGCGGAGGTTGACGGGTTGA
- a CDS encoding cupin domain-containing protein: MHPEAERLIASLRLQPHPEGGWFRETYRSAELVSTDRGTRRSATTSIYFLLTDAAFSAFHRLASDETWHFYRGDPVTIEMISPSGHHERRVLGTGDAWQATVPAGTHFASHVDVAGGYALVGCDVAPGFEFAEFHLTTRATLTAAYPQFGPLIARYTR; the protein is encoded by the coding sequence GTGCATCCCGAGGCCGAACGGCTGATCGCCAGCCTACGCTTGCAGCCGCACCCCGAGGGCGGCTGGTTTCGCGAGACCTACCGCAGCGCGGAACTCGTCTCGACCGACCGTGGGACCCGGCGCAGCGCGACGACCTCGATCTACTTCTTGCTCACCGACGCGGCGTTCTCGGCCTTTCACCGGCTCGCGTCCGACGAGACCTGGCACTTCTACCGCGGCGATCCGGTGACGATCGAGATGATCTCACCGAGCGGCCATCACGAACGGCGCGTCCTCGGCACGGGCGACGCGTGGCAGGCGACGGTGCCGGCCGGCACGCACTTCGCCTCGCACGTCGACGTCGCGGGCGGCTACGCGCTGGTCGGCTGCGACGTCGCGCCGGGGTTCGAGTTCGCCGAGTTCCACCTCACCACGCGCGCGACGCTGACCGCCGCCTATCCGCAGTTCGGCCCGTTGATCGCGCGTTACACGCGCTGA
- a CDS encoding MBL fold metallo-hydrolase has product MAHDYPLVSTLGDGIVQIRLPMAGNPMRYVNGYLVEDSLLGGWTLVDCGWKADDVLAALHAGLAEVGRTLADVRRLLITHVHFDHYGLAGTLRRAGVPHLAMHPRDWDVAQAHVGDPQAFDAAADAWIARNGFEIVGGIEDDLQHHRTELAEPTDLLEDNAQVGRLRAVWTPGHTPGHLCFVDEISGKVLTGDHVLDPVTPHVGIWRDGRGDPLGNYVDSLRKIAALPSRGALPAHGEPFADLPGRAQELLAHHDHREAQVLAVLGNGATSAAGVARGLLWRRRGDPFEALPAAHQQFAVAETLAHLEHLRARGLVTRDAQADPMQYALAAVPQRV; this is encoded by the coding sequence ATGGCGCACGACTACCCGCTCGTCTCGACCCTGGGTGACGGCATCGTTCAGATCCGGCTTCCGATGGCCGGGAACCCGATGCGCTACGTCAACGGCTACCTGGTCGAGGACAGTCTGCTCGGCGGGTGGACGCTGGTCGACTGCGGCTGGAAGGCCGACGACGTGCTGGCGGCGCTGCACGCCGGCTTGGCCGAGGTCGGCCGGACGCTCGCCGACGTGCGGCGTTTGCTGATCACGCACGTTCACTTCGACCACTACGGACTGGCGGGCACGCTGCGGCGCGCCGGCGTGCCGCACTTGGCGATGCACCCGCGCGACTGGGACGTCGCGCAAGCGCACGTCGGCGATCCGCAGGCGTTCGACGCCGCCGCCGACGCCTGGATCGCGCGCAACGGATTCGAGATCGTGGGCGGGATCGAAGACGACTTGCAGCACCATCGCACGGAGCTGGCCGAGCCGACCGACTTGCTGGAGGACAACGCGCAGGTCGGACGCCTGCGCGCGGTGTGGACGCCGGGCCACACGCCCGGACACCTGTGCTTCGTCGACGAGATCAGCGGCAAGGTGCTGACGGGCGATCACGTGCTCGACCCGGTGACGCCGCACGTCGGAATCTGGCGCGACGGACGCGGCGATCCGCTCGGCAACTACGTCGACTCGCTGCGCAAGATCGCGGCGCTGCCCTCGCGCGGCGCGCTGCCGGCGCACGGCGAGCCGTTCGCCGATCTGCCGGGCCGCGCACAGGAGCTGCTCGCGCACCACGACCATCGCGAAGCGCAAGTGCTGGCGGTGCTCGGCAACGGTGCGACCAGCGCGGCCGGCGTCGCGCGCGGCCTGCTCTGGCGCCGGCGCGGGGATCCGTTCGAGGCGCTCCCGGCCGCGCACCAGCAGTTCGCCGTCGCCGAGACGCTCGCGCACCTCGAGCACTTGCGCGCGCGCGGCTTGGTCACGCGCGACGCGCAGGCCGACCCGATGCAGTACGCGCTGGCCGCCGTTCCTCAGCGCGTGTAA